Sequence from the Deltaproteobacteria bacterium genome:
AGCACCTCGGCGCGGAAGCGCGTGATGCCGCGCTCCCGTGCCGCCTGGACGAGCACCGACGCGAGGAGCTTGCCGAGCCCGCGGTGCTGCATGTGGTCGACGACCGTCACGGCCGCCTCGGCGACCCCGGGCTCGTCCGCGAGACGGATGAAGCGGGCGACGCCCACCCCCTCGGCCTGGGCGGGGTCCGCGGTCACGGTCTCGGCGCCGATCGCCACGTGGTTCCAGCCGTCGATGTCGAGGAGGCGGCGCAGGAGCTTCTCGGGAAGCCGCGGCATGGCGGTGAAGAACCGGCGGTAGCGCGACTCGGGCGACAGCCGCTCGAAGGCCGCCACGAGCTTCGCCCGGTCCCCGCGGCGGAGCAGCCGGAGCCGGACCGGCGTGCCGTCGGCGAGGCGATGGGTCGAGGAGTAGTCGCCCGTGAAGCGCACCGAGCTTACAGCCCGCCCTTCCCCGGGTTCATGATGTTGGCCGGGTCGAGCGCCGCCTTCAGGCGGCGCAGGACCGCCAGCCCCGCCGCGCCGTGCTCCCGCTCGGCCAGGTGCGCGAGCTTCCAGCCCACCCCGTGGCAGTACTCGAGCGTGCCGCCGGCCTCGACGGCCGCCGCGCAGACACCGTCGATCGTAGCGCGCACACCCTCCGCCGAGCCGGGCGGCCCGCTGACGACGACGGAGTACAGCTCGGGCCAGTGCCAGAGGCCTTCCTCGACGAATGTGAGCCCG
This genomic interval carries:
- a CDS encoding GNAT family N-acetyltransferase, encoding MRFTGDYSSTHRLADGTPVRLRLLRRGDRAKLVAAFERLSPESRYRRFFTAMPRLPEKLLRRLLDIDGWNHVAIGAETVTADPAQAEGVGVARFIRLADEPGVAEAAVTVVDHMQHRGLGKLLASVLVQAARERGITRFRAEVLRTNEAVLALLHELDETARPVVDGPLATYDLTLPEPAAEERMTGPLYGLLRLAAAGLQVVLRRLGHPAGPRPGG